CCAGCACGGGCCGGATCGCCGACACCAGGGATTCGGTGTAGTGCCGGGCCGACGGCTCGGGCAGGCCGGGCGGCAGGTAGCACAGCGCCTGTTGCGCCCAGTCGAAGGGGCTGGGGGCAAGCAGCGTGGTCGGTTCGCGAAGGCCGAGCTTGATCGCGTAGTGCTCGAAGCGTCCGCCGATGGCCAGCGTCGCGGAGGTGAAGACCCAGGCCGCATGCGAGCGCGCGCGGTGCTGGGCCAAGGGGCCGGCCACGTCCAGCGGAGTACGGCTGAGACGGAAGCCGCGCGCGGTCAGCTCGTACCACAGCACGCTGGGCGCATCATCGGCGTTCAGCGGTGCGCGGTCATCGGGATCGGCGGGAGCGATGCCGTCGTCGCCTTCATTGGCGGGAAGCGGTGGAAGCGTTTCCTCGAAGGGGTCGAAGTCGGCATCCGGCGCCGGGCGGGCATCCCGGTCCGCATCGGCCCCGCCGCGCCAGCGCACCAGGCGCATCTCGAACTCGCGGGCGCGCGCCGTGCAGCTGTCAAAGCCCGGCGCGGCTTCGCGCAAGGGCAGCAGCGCAGCGCGCAGGGCGCGCAGCGCCTCCAGCAACGCATCCAGCCCGGCCTCGGCGACCGGGTCTTCGGCGGCACGCAGGCGGGTACCGCGTACCGGCAGATCATCCATGGCCGCGCGCAGACCTCGGACCGCCTGTTCCAGCGCACGGGCCGGCTCCTGCAACACCGCCAGCGCTGCAGGAACCTGCCTGCATTCGGCCAGCGCGTCGCGGGCCAGCTCCACCAGCGGCCGGGCGCTGAGCGCATCGCCGAAAAACTGCGCGGCCAGCTCGGGCAACTGGTGGGCCTCATCGACCACGAAGGCCTGCGCGCCGGGCAGGATCTCGCCGAAACCTTCCTGTTTCAACGCCAGGTCGGCGAGCAGCAGGTGGTGATTGACGACCACCAGATCGGCCGCCTGGGCGCGCTGACGCGCCTGGACGACGAAGCACTCGGAGAAAAACGGGCACTCGCTGCCCAGGCAGTTGTCCGCGGTCGAGGTGACCTGCGGCAGCAGCGGCGAGTCATCGGGCAGGGTCTCCAGCTCGGCCAGATCGCCCATCCGGGTCCGCCCGGCCCAAGCGACGATGCGCTGGAACTGCGCGGCCGTCTCCCGGTTCGCGAACCGGCCCTCGCCCTTGGCCTGTTCCAGGCGGTAGTGGCACAGGTAGTTGGAGCGCCCCTTCAGCAGCGCCGTCTTCAGGCCGATCCCCAGCGCCTCGCGCACCCGCGGCAGGTCGCGATGGTAGAGCTGGTCCTGCAGCGCACGCGTGCCGGTGGAGACGATGGTCTTCTGACCCGACAGGATCGCCGGGACCAGGTAGGCGAAGGTCT
This genomic interval from Lysobacter ciconiae contains the following:
- a CDS encoding ATP-dependent DNA helicase, whose translation is MNAPSSRLGQAARAALSEGGDLAGNIPAFAPREAQQDLAAAIAHAFDTRGVLLAEAGTGTGKTFAYLVPAILSGQKTIVSTGTRALQDQLYHRDLPRVREALGIGLKTALLKGRSNYLCHYRLEQAKGEGRFANRETAAQFQRIVAWAGRTRMGDLAELETLPDDSPLLPQVTSTADNCLGSECPFFSECFVVQARQRAQAADLVVVNHHLLLADLALKQEGFGEILPGAQAFVVDEAHQLPELAAQFFGDALSARPLVELARDALAECRQVPAALAVLQEPARALEQAVRGLRAAMDDLPVRGTRLRAAEDPVAEAGLDALLEALRALRAALLPLREAAPGFDSCTARAREFEMRLVRWRGGADADRDARPAPDADFDPFEETLPPLPANEGDDGIAPADPDDRAPLNADDAPSVLWYELTARGFRLSRTPLDVAGPLAQHRARSHAAWVFTSATLAIGGRFEHYAIKLGLREPTTLLAPSPFDWAQQALCYLPPGLPEPSARHYTESLVSAIRPVLEASGGRAFVLFASHRALREVADLLRNGPWPLFVQGEAPRSTLLERFRASGNGVLLGAASFREGVDVAGDTLSVVVIDKLPFGAPDDPVFEARLEAIRRAGGNPFRDEQLPQAVIALKQGAGRLIRSETDRGVLVLCDPRLVAKSYGKVFLDSLPPLPRTRQIADVQSFFDDSQPGETASAPAAAQGTGMLL